A section of the Pseudovibrio sp. M1P-2-3 genome encodes:
- the carB gene encoding carbamoyl-phosphate synthase large subunit — MPKRNDIQSILIIGAGPIVIGQACEFDYSGTQACKALREEGFRIILVNSNPATIMTDPDLADATYIEPIEPDIVEKIIAKERPDAILPTMGGQTALNCALALEERGTLSKYNVEMIGARADVIDKAEDREKFRAAMDKIGLENPRAAIASSPAIYDENGKITGYDRITGVASAMKKVDEIGLPAIIRPAFTLGGTGGGVAYNREEYEQIVRSGIDASPNGQVLIDESLLGWKEYEMEVVRDTADNCIIICSIENIDPMGVHTGDSITVAPALTLTDKEYQIMRDASIAVLREIGVETGGSNVQFAVNPDTGRLVVIEMNPRVSRSSALASKATGFPIAKIAAKLAIGYTLDELENDITGGATPASFEPTIDYVVTKIPRFAFEKFPGSQPNLTTAMKSVGEVMAIGRTFAESLQKALRGLETGLSGLDPVEIDGLGQGDDHNAIRKALAIPTPTRLLNVAQTLRLGTSPEEIHSICKIDPWFLEQLQSIIQMEEKLTKHGLPTNTKALRHVKSLGFSDRRIATLTGMSEEAVTKERNELGVKPVYKRIDTCAAEFSSPTAYMYSTYETPIADLDNCEAKPSEKDKIVILGGGPNRIGQGIEFDYCCCHAAFALNDAGYETIMVNCNPETVSTDYDTSDRLYFEPLTNEDVLEILKLEQSKGNLKGVIVQFGGQTPLSLAQALVDAGIPILGTSPDMIDLAEDRDRFQRLLHKVDLTQPENGIAYSVEQGRLIANQLGLPLVVRPSYVLGGRAMQIIRDEESLNSYLLGTLPELVPHEIRIKYPNDKTGQINTLLGTNPLLFDRYLDGATEVDVDALCDGEEVYIAGIMEHIEEAGIHSGDSACTLPAYSLPEKTIEELESQAKKLALALNVVGLMNVQFAIKDDRIYVLEVNPRASRTVPFVAKTIGQPIAKIASRIMAGEKLSSFNLKKVESSHIAVKEAVFPFARFPGVDTILGPEMRSTGEVMGLDTDFALAFAKSQLSAGTRIPVAGTAFVSVKDADKEKVVSSVKHLIASGFNIIGTSGTQRYLENLGIACSKVNKVLEGRPHIVDVIKNGEVHLVINTTEGAQALSDSRSLRQAALMNKVPYYTTLAGAAAVARAIAAYKAGDLEVRPLQSYF, encoded by the coding sequence ATGCCAAAACGCAACGACATCCAATCTATTCTTATCATCGGGGCTGGCCCCATTGTGATTGGCCAAGCCTGTGAATTTGATTATTCAGGAACACAGGCCTGCAAAGCGCTGCGAGAAGAGGGCTTCCGAATAATCTTGGTGAACTCCAATCCGGCAACTATCATGACTGACCCGGATCTAGCGGACGCGACATACATCGAGCCAATTGAGCCTGATATTGTCGAAAAAATTATCGCTAAGGAGCGTCCGGATGCGATACTTCCAACCATGGGTGGGCAAACTGCATTGAACTGTGCCCTTGCTCTGGAAGAACGCGGTACACTGTCAAAGTACAATGTGGAAATGATTGGTGCTCGAGCGGACGTCATTGATAAAGCTGAAGACCGGGAAAAGTTCCGCGCAGCTATGGATAAAATCGGATTGGAGAATCCGAGAGCCGCTATAGCAAGCTCTCCTGCGATTTACGATGAGAATGGTAAAATCACAGGATACGACCGTATTACCGGTGTAGCTTCAGCAATGAAAAAGGTTGATGAAATCGGCCTTCCGGCGATTATTAGACCAGCCTTTACCTTAGGCGGCACAGGCGGTGGCGTAGCCTATAACCGCGAAGAGTACGAACAAATCGTTCGCTCAGGCATTGATGCATCTCCAAACGGTCAAGTTCTCATTGACGAGAGTCTTCTCGGCTGGAAAGAGTACGAAATGGAAGTCGTTCGTGATACAGCGGACAACTGCATTATCATTTGCTCCATCGAAAATATTGATCCAATGGGTGTCCATACAGGAGACTCTATAACTGTTGCTCCGGCTCTAACTCTTACAGATAAAGAGTATCAAATCATGAGGGACGCTTCCATTGCAGTCCTTCGTGAGATCGGAGTAGAAACTGGCGGGTCAAACGTTCAGTTTGCAGTAAACCCTGACACTGGGCGTCTTGTGGTTATTGAAATGAACCCGCGTGTCTCTCGCTCATCCGCTCTTGCTTCAAAAGCTACAGGCTTCCCTATCGCTAAAATCGCTGCGAAATTGGCGATAGGCTATACGCTAGATGAGCTGGAAAATGACATTACAGGTGGAGCAACCCCTGCTTCCTTTGAGCCAACAATTGACTACGTGGTCACGAAGATCCCACGTTTTGCTTTCGAAAAATTTCCCGGATCTCAGCCAAATCTAACAACCGCAATGAAGTCTGTCGGTGAAGTCATGGCCATTGGCCGTACCTTTGCCGAGAGTTTACAAAAAGCCCTTCGCGGGCTGGAAACTGGATTATCAGGACTTGATCCAGTGGAGATTGATGGCTTGGGCCAAGGAGATGACCACAACGCTATTCGTAAAGCGCTGGCCATTCCAACACCTACCCGGCTGCTAAATGTGGCCCAAACACTTCGCTTAGGCACCTCACCGGAAGAAATCCATTCAATTTGTAAAATTGACCCCTGGTTCCTTGAACAGTTGCAATCGATAATCCAAATGGAGGAGAAGCTTACCAAGCATGGCCTCCCCACCAATACAAAAGCACTTCGTCATGTAAAATCACTTGGGTTTTCCGATCGTAGAATTGCTACCCTAACAGGCATGTCCGAAGAGGCTGTTACCAAAGAGCGCAACGAGCTTGGCGTAAAACCAGTTTACAAGCGCATTGATACATGCGCTGCTGAGTTTTCTTCTCCAACTGCCTATATGTACTCAACCTATGAAACGCCAATCGCAGACCTAGATAATTGTGAAGCCAAACCAAGCGAAAAAGACAAAATCGTCATTCTTGGGGGTGGGCCCAACCGGATTGGTCAAGGTATCGAGTTTGATTACTGCTGCTGTCACGCGGCTTTCGCACTGAATGATGCCGGCTATGAAACCATCATGGTCAACTGCAACCCAGAAACAGTTTCTACAGACTATGATACATCCGATAGGCTGTATTTCGAACCTCTTACCAATGAAGACGTTCTAGAAATTTTGAAACTAGAGCAATCCAAAGGCAACTTGAAAGGTGTTATTGTTCAATTTGGTGGGCAGACCCCTCTTAGCCTAGCGCAAGCACTTGTAGATGCGGGTATTCCTATACTTGGCACATCACCTGATATGATTGACCTTGCAGAAGATCGGGACAGGTTCCAGCGTCTTCTACACAAAGTTGACCTTACTCAACCAGAAAATGGCATTGCCTATTCCGTGGAACAAGGGAGGCTTATTGCAAATCAGTTGGGCTTGCCACTCGTTGTACGTCCCTCTTATGTTCTTGGTGGCCGTGCTATGCAGATCATTAGAGATGAAGAATCTCTCAACTCGTACCTGCTTGGCACTCTACCGGAGTTGGTACCTCACGAAATTCGCATAAAGTACCCTAACGACAAAACAGGGCAAATTAATACTCTGCTAGGCACAAACCCTCTCCTATTTGACCGGTACCTAGATGGAGCAACCGAGGTTGATGTGGATGCCCTGTGCGATGGAGAAGAGGTCTATATCGCAGGGATTATGGAGCATATTGAAGAAGCAGGTATTCACTCTGGTGACAGCGCTTGTACTTTGCCAGCCTACTCCCTTCCTGAAAAGACAATTGAAGAGCTTGAAAGCCAAGCCAAAAAGCTTGCCTTGGCTTTGAATGTTGTTGGCCTAATGAATGTTCAGTTCGCGATAAAAGACGACCGTATTTATGTCTTGGAGGTCAACCCGCGCGCTTCACGGACTGTCCCGTTTGTTGCCAAAACAATCGGCCAGCCTATCGCAAAAATTGCTTCTCGCATTATGGCTGGAGAGAAACTATCCAGCTTTAACTTAAAGAAGGTTGAAAGCTCTCACATCGCAGTAAAGGAAGCAGTATTTCCATTTGCCCGCTTCCCCGGCGTTGATACCATACTAGGTCCGGAAATGCGCTCTACCGGTGAAGTCATGGGACTGGATACTGACTTTGCACTGGCATTCGCCAAGTCCCAACTTTCAGCTGGAACTAGAATACCGGTGGCAGGCACCGCTTTTGTCTCTGTAAAAGATGCCGATAAAGAAAAGGTGGTTTCGTCAGTTAAACATCTCATCGCATCAGGCTTTAATATTATTGGTACATCTGGAACTCAAAGATATTTGGAAAACTTAGGGATTGCCTGTTCAAAGGTAAACAAGGTCCTTGAAGGTCGCCCGCATATCGTTGATGTTATCAAGAATGGTGAAGTGCATTTGGTAATAAACACAACTGAAGGCGCTCAGGCCTTGTCCGACAGTCGCTCACTCCGCCAAGCAGCTTTGATGAATAAAGTTCCCTATTACACGACTTTAGCGGGAGCTGCCGCTGTAGCCAGAGCGATTGCGGCTTATAAGGCTGGTGATCTTGAAGTAAGACCTCTACAGTCTTATTTCTAA
- a CDS encoding helix-turn-helix domain-containing protein produces MTPKQFKAWRRAHSLKQKEAAEALGLKKRMIQYYEKGEKNKKPIEIPKAVRLACFAISLGIDDFNGEKITKLVQNPDKIASE; encoded by the coding sequence GTGACACCTAAACAATTCAAAGCTTGGCGGCGTGCTCATAGCCTTAAACAAAAAGAAGCCGCTGAAGCTCTAGGCCTCAAGAAACGTATGATTCAGTACTATGAAAAGGGTGAGAAAAATAAAAAACCAATTGAAATACCGAAGGCAGTCCGACTTGCATGCTTTGCTATTTCTTTAGGAATTGACGATTTTAATGGAGAAAAAATCACAAAACTAGTTCAAAATCCTGACAAAATAGCATCTGAATAA
- a CDS encoding MerR family transcriptional regulator, whose product MNNISRELSLTPDIAGPISDNETEGQLLTISEMSELFGVTLRTLRFYEEKGLLNPVRKGARRYYRERDIGRMRVILQAKKIGLTLVEVRRIIKLVEGETPRGEQLKELSVICDAQEQLLKEQEQAIQEQISEVRNVATALRELHSAA is encoded by the coding sequence ATGAATAATATTTCTAGAGAGTTAAGTCTGACACCAGATATTGCGGGTCCAATAAGTGACAACGAAACAGAAGGGCAACTTCTGACGATTTCTGAGATGTCGGAGTTATTTGGCGTAACTTTGAGAACATTGCGGTTCTATGAGGAGAAGGGCCTTTTAAATCCTGTAAGAAAAGGCGCGCGGCGCTACTATAGGGAAAGAGATATCGGCAGAATGCGTGTAATTCTGCAAGCAAAAAAGATTGGCCTTACACTGGTAGAGGTTCGGCGGATTATAAAGCTTGTTGAAGGGGAAACTCCTCGCGGCGAACAGCTTAAAGAATTAAGCGTAATTTGCGATGCTCAGGAACAGTTGTTGAAAGAGCAGGAACAGGCGATACAAGAACAAATTAGTGAAGTTAGAAACGTTGCAACTGCTTTGCGAGAACTGCACTCTGCGGCTTAG